TTCTTCATTGTCACATCACGAGCCTGCGCAGTTGGCTGCGTGCTTATTAATAACTACGACAAGGTTGAAATCAAGACCGTTCTTCCTGGCGTTACAATAAGAAGGAACGAGAACTAGAGTTCGGCAGTGTTCACACAAAAGGCAGCACAGTAAGCACTGTGAGAAGAGTACGCTGAACAAAGTTCTATTCCAGCTGAATGCAGCAAGGCAAAAGTCTGAATCTTATTACCCAAGACACCGCATGCTACTTTGATTTTTAAGAATACATGTATTTACATGTATGTAAATGCATGTATTTAATAAATTCATGTACGTGTATTTCCCCTCAGAAGTAGTTATCTTTCCCCTCTAACCAGCCCCAAAAGACAAAGGGACGTGTGGAAGCTGTCTCTACTTCTCACCTAAGAGATCCATGCAGTGAGAGAGAAACagcctttccattttctccctcACTGTATCACAAGCACCACAAGTGATACGTTTTGATAGCCCAGAGTTAAGCAATTCAAGATGCAAACACATCAGTATAATAGCGATATCAGGAAAGTCTTATACAAAAGCTTTGCTTCCTCTCCATGCAAGGACAGAACTGTTTGGAACACTGCTGAATGAGGAGGGAAAGGCCTGGCACCACTCTGCACGTCTGCTATAGCTCACACATTTTTATCAGTCACCCAAAAGATATTCAGGAGATTCCCATTCTGCCCTTACTCCCCCTTCTCAGTTCCTATGcttcttaatgattttattacCCACAGCTCTCGTGAGGAAcaatttgtattttgttttctctgagagCACCTCTCActtttaacagaaaaggaagaagtgtaAATGGAAGCACAATGTTTCACTAAAATAATCCAAACTTCCCTTCTAATACAGAATAGTTTATTACCTGGAAATGCAGATTATGGACATTTGGGAGGTGCAGACTCAAACACACCAGCTGCTCTCATGGCTTCAAAGTCCTTCATGGGATCATAGTTTTTATAGAACTCTGCATAAGCTCTTTTTCTGGGTTCAGCAACTCCAAACTGGAAAGtaacacacagaaaattaaagccTGCAAAGCTTTACAGGTGGCAGTGGGTTTGCTTGGTTGGCGTTGCTTTCTTGCTATGATTTTAGCAGTGGACATCATTCTAAACAGCCTCAAGTTCAATGACAGAAGCTAGTAAAAAGTTGCTGTGTTCCTGTTCAAATCCACAGTTCAGGCTTCCTGACTGTTGGTCTGGAAAATAATGTCTACAGTGAAACCTTAAAGAGATAGCACATGATGTTTTTGATATCCAGAAACACTGTCTATATTGACAGCCAGCTTCATGATAGAAAAGGGTAGTTAAGTAGTAGTAAgacagaaagggtagttaggtactggaataggctccccagggaggtggttgaatcgccatccctggttgtgtttaagagccgtttggatgtggtgctcagggatatgatttagtgtagggtttttagagttagggttctggttaggctgcagttggacttgatgatcttcaaggtcttttccaacctggggAATAGCTATGATTCTATAGCTGTACACATAACACAAACTGTTATGGCAAGTTCTGAGTATGCCTGTGGACAGCTACACAACTCCAGGTCAAAAGGAACCCCAAAATAATTGACTACAGTTCAGCTACACTGCAGGATAAACTACAAAAGTCTGATAAAATGCTCCTTGGGTATTCATTCAATTGAGGCACGAGGATATGctcaaaaagccaaaaaaacgTAAGAAGGAAAGGTCAAAGTGGGTTTGtccagcagcagagaacaagTAACAGTAAATTACTACTGACATCAGTTATTTGTTCTAAACATGGTCCACTGCCTTCCTAGAGTGTTAATGTAAGGCTGCCACATGAGTATAAAACCACAGGCTGTTGAAGGACATTACAGATTTCATCTCAAACAAGCCTGCCTACCTCTCATCAGATGTGTTAAGTGGATGCTGAGCTTTAACTGTGCGAACTTATTGTTTCTGACAGGCGTTTGTTGGCCTCCAGAGTTTGATGGTGCTCTGTTAATTTTGGGTTACAGAATGGCCTGGTCTtaaaaggacctcaaagatcatctagtttcaaccccctgctatgtgcagggtcaccaaccaccagaccaggctgcccagagccacatccagcctggcttttaatacctccatggatggggcatccacaacctccttgggcaacctgttctagtgcatcaccaccctctgtgtgaaaaacttccccctaatatctaacttaaacCTCCCTGTCTCAGTGTTAACATGAGGAGCATCGTTTCTGTGAATCACCACAAGCAGCTTAAGATGAGGAGAATGCAGGTTAAACTGTCACCAACTGCAGTTGGCAGCAGGTTACTCAGATCACGAAGATTACACAGACTAATGCTTACAGAAGTGCATTACTAAAGCTCGCTGGTGAAAAACGCTCCACTTAGCAACAGAATGAGCGGTGATCTCACCTTGTACAACGCCGCACATCCAAGAGACACAACAAATGCCCCAAAGAGGTGAAACTTCATCCGCCTGGCCAAAAGGCGGCGCATCTGCGGCTTAGGCAACAGCGCGGAGGACATGATGACCGTATTCCCTacatgagcaaaaaaaaaaaaaaaacgggAAAAGAACGGTGAGATTTAAGTTCTACTTCAATAACCTTCTGTCACTTGGCTTGAGGAAGGTCACAGCCTTCTGTGCTGCCTAACACCGCCGCCTCTCTCACACACGCCCGGGGGACGCTTAGAGGTCACGGGCTGCTCATGGCGGCGGAGGGGCGGCTGGCGGCCCTCAGGGACAGCACGGGAGGGGCTGCGGGATGGAGGGGAGCCCGGCGGAGCGAGGAGCGGGGGGTACGAGCACGGCCTCACCTCAGCGCCAGCCCTACAACGTCCTTCCGCCCCTCCGGCCGCGCACCCTCTGCGGCTCCAGCACTGCGCATGCGCGGGTACGGCCTCGCTACGGCGAGCGGTTGGGCTCAGAGCACGCCGTGTTGCATGAGGcggggtgtgtgggggggtggtTCTGTGGGGCGGTTCTGAAGGACTCCTGCAGTCATACTGCTATGCTAAAGGGACCTTCCAACTCCTCTTTCCCTCAGACAAGTGGCCGTACTAGCAGAATAGATGAAATGATATTTACAGGGTGTGCTAAGAAGGAATAGCCGCACCTAGAAACAAATGGAGCTGTTTGTAATGAcggagttggaagggatctgtgAAGGTCATGGAGCTCtgaaggtcatccagtccaacctgCTGCTACTGCAGATCCCGAGAGTAGattacacaggaaagtgtccaggcaTGTTTTGAGTatttccacagaatcacagaatgacccgggttggaaaggacctcaaggatcatgtagttccaacccccctgcctggcagggcctGAGAAGGAGACCCACAACATCTGTGTGTGGACCGTCCCAGGGCTCTGGCACCCTCACagcaaagaagtttttcctcatgtttggTTCCTGGGAGCCTCTATGGGATTTACACCAAGTGCAGTAGATGCTATGAAAGCCCAAAGCCTCCCTTGTGCAGTGAGGCATTTGCTCAAGCCTTACCTCTGCCAAAGGCAGGGGATCCTGGCTGTGAATGACACAGAATAGGGCCTTTAAAACTAAGGAAAAAGGGAGTTTTGTTTAATGAGATGAAAAAGGAGGGTGCTGGTAGAGAAATCACGCAGCATCAGCAACAAGAGAGGGGAACAGTCTTTGCAACAGCATTTCTGA
The window above is part of the Coturnix japonica isolate 7356 chromosome 2, Coturnix japonica 2.1, whole genome shotgun sequence genome. Proteins encoded here:
- the LOC107310447 gene encoding cytochrome c oxidase subunit 6C, whose protein sequence is MSSALLPKPQMRRLLARRMKFHLFGAFVVSLGCAALYKFGVAEPRKRAYAEFYKNYDPMKDFEAMRAAGVFESAPPKCP